From the genome of Aquiluna borgnonia:
GACCGAAGCCTATTTCACTCACTTCACCCGCTACGAGGGAGAACGCCCCATAGTCCTAAGCTATGCATCCTCTCCAGCGGCTGAAATAAAAAACGGAGTTGCCGGAAGTGCAGCATTGAGAACCGAGTGCTTCAGGCAAACCGAATACGCCTCTGCTGTGGTCGGCGGAAGTAATCCAGCTGGAGCCAAGGCACTCATTGACTTCTTTCTAACCGAATCATTCCAATCGCAACTACCTTGGAACATGTTTGTCTACCCCGTAGCGGATGTTGAACTGCCTCAGGAATTCGCTCAGTTCGCGGCGCCCGCTGAGTCAACGATTGGGGAGAATTTGGACATTGCCGCCAATCGAGAGCAGTGGCTAACCGACTGGCAAGATGTCTTTGACAACTAGCCTCGAACTCCTGCTGACCACCGCATTTATTGCTCTGGCGAGCGCGGTCCTGGCAACAGCGTTTGGCGTGGTGTTTGGGCGCTGGTTGAGAACCCTCAGTTCTTCCATTGGGAGAGTTGTTTCTGCTATCGCTCTGATTCCTTTTCTGCTGCCTCCGCTTTTGATCGGAATGGCATTCAGCCAACTGGATTTTTTGTATTCAAGTTTTGGAATACTAAACATCCTGGTTGCGCATACCATCATGAACTTTGGATTTATTGGCAGGGTGGTTGCCTCGAGCACTCTTCAGAAAGAACAGATTGAGGAGGCGAGAATCTCTGGTGCTAACGATTTTGAGATCTTCGCTCGAATTGAACTTCCGCAACTTCGAGGGCCACTTTCGTCAGCCGGACTTTTGGTAGCAATCTACTCCGCCACCAGCTACGGGCTGATCCTTATTCTGGGAAATGGAGTCAGGACTCTAGAGACTGAGATCGCTCGAACCACGCTGGTAGCGCTCGACTTTCAAACGGCCACCCTCTTAGCAGTTCTTCAGAGTTTCCTAACACTCGCACTCTTTCTGTTAGCGCGTCGCTTTGGCCCAGGGGTCAGTCTCTTGGGTCAGCTGGAAAGGCAAAATCTAAGAGTGGGTTTGCTCAGCAAAATCCTTGGCTATGCCCTGCTGGCTTTGGTTGTAATAACCATAGGCACAGTGATGGCAAGATCTTTTTCTGGAGTTGGGCTGATCGACAATCTGGAGAACCTTTTCTCAACCGGATACCGATCAATACTGAACATCAGCCCCTTCGAGGCTGGCCTAAACAGCATTCGAAATGCGCTGATAACGGCGACCCTCGCGGTAGTCATCGCTCTCTTCCTGGCGAGTCGAAAGTACAGGTCTGGTTGGGTCTTGATTGCGGTCGGAATATCACCAGTAGTCATCGGACTGGCGACCCTGATAATCTCGGGGTACCTGCCCAGGGAGCTCACCGCATCTTGGCTATTGCTCCCATTGGTTCAGGTTTTACTCTCGCTGCCAATCGCTTATCAAATTCTCAGGCCGGCTTTTGAAGCAATTGATACTGATGTTCGTTTCGCTGCTCATTTGGATGGGGCTAACCAGCTGACTCGACTTTTGAGAATAGAGGCGCCGCAGGTCTCTAGGTCGATTGGGTTGGCTGCAGCATTTGCAGCTCTTGTTTCACTTGGGGAATTTGGAACGGCCAGCTTCCTGGCTTTCGGGGAGAATGAGACTCTGCCGATAGTGATGTTCAAACTCTTGAGTCGACCGGGAGAGCAAAACCTGGGAATGGCCATGACTGCTGCCGCAATTCATATTCTGATTGCGGCATGCATAACCTGGATCAGCCTGAGATCAGGCGATATGAAATCTGAGCCTGATCGAGCCGAGCGGTAACCGTGCTAATGGACTCTGGGTTCTGGTCAACCGTTACAAACTTTCGGCCGAGCTTGCCCGCGACCGCTGCTGTGGTTCCTGAGCCTGCAAAGAAATCCAAAACTAAATCACCCGCTTTGCTACTGGCGGTAATTATGCGCCTGAGAATACCCTCGGGTTTTTGAGTTGGATAACCGGTTTTTTCTTTTCCGGTTGGCGAGACGATTGTGTGCCACCAAACGTCGGTTGGCAGTTTTCCGAGTTCTGCCTTTTCCTTTGTCACTAAGCCCGGAGCCATATAAGGCTCACGATCAACCTCTTTGGAATCGAAGTAGTAACTCTGCGGGTTTTTGACGTAAACCAAGATGTTGTCGTGCTTTGCAGGCCAGCGTGATTTTGACCTTGCGCCATAGTCATAGGCCCAAATGATTTCATTCAAAAATGAGTCCCTTCCAAACAAAGCGTCAAGCAGCACCTTGGCGTAGTGGCTCTCTCGGTAATCCAAGTGGAGGTAGAGGGTTCCGGTTTCGCTCAGCAGGCGCCAAGCCTCTTCCAGCCTTGGTTCGAGGAAAGACCAGTAATCGGCAAATTCGTCATCGTAGCTCAGCACACTTTGCACCACCTGCTCGTAGCGCTTTCCTTGAAAACCTAGGCGTCCTGAATTGCTGGGAGAAGCCTTGCGATTGGTCCTGGTCTGTGCTCGGCCGGTGTTGAAGGGAGGATCGATGTAAATCAATTGAACTGAGCCGGTTGGCATAGATTGGAGATACGGGAGGTTGTCCCCCAACACCACTAAGTTCTCGCTCACGAGGGAAAGATTAACAGCATGGATACCAAGGTTCTTCACGATTCAAGTAATCACCGCTACGAGATTTACCTTGGCGAGGAGCGGGTTGGGCTAATGGATTACAGTCTCAGGCCCGGAGAAATCCACCTGGTCCACACCGAGGTCAATCCCGAGCACCAGGGGAAAAATCTTGCCGCCATTTTGCTTCGAGAGTCGCTGAACTCAATTCGCTCCGAGAACCTAGGCAAAGTTGTTCCGGTTTGCTCCTACACGGTCAAATACATGGAAAAGCACCCCGAAACTCAAGACCTGCTGCTTAACCCGATTGAGGATGCGATTGCAGCCTGCCGTTTTCCAGGGTCCAACTAGTCCCAGTTGCTCGGTGCAGGTTCCTTGCCCTTGGGAAGTTGGACATCCGCTGCCCAGCGCAGCACCCACTCGGGAACAACCGGAGTCTCGCCCGGCCAGCCACCGGAACCCTCCATAACCTGCTCCGGCGTCAGGATGCCCCAGCTGCGCTTTAGGAACCGGCCGCGCATGATGGCTCGAGCGTAAATCTCACCGTTTCTGACAAAGCGCTGCTCTATGTAGTAGGCGATGTCGTCCCAACCCAGAACCTTGGTTTCAAGATCAAACTTTTGCCAAGGCTCCAAAGACTTGCGGTAACTGATGGTGGAGTTCACCACGATCGGATACCAACCGAGCTTGTTCCACTTCTGCCAGAAACCTGTTCTGAGCCCCTGGTCAAAGCGGCCAATATCCATCAGAGTCAAAAAGACACCGTTGTTCATGTGATTGTAGAGATCAAGATCTGATGGCCAAACCCGAAGGGTTACCTTGGAAACCTCATCAATGCGCAGTTTTGGGCGCTTGCGCCAGGTCAGCATGACGTAGAGGATTCGGAACCAAAGTTTCACCAGATCACCACACGATCGTTTGGTTCCAGCCACATTTCATCCTGGCTGGAAGTTCCGAAAGTTTCGTGGAAAAGATCTAGGTTCTTCACTACTTGGTTGCAACGGAACTCGGGTGGGGAGTGGGGATCAGTCGCCAGACGTTGAATAGCAATCTCATCGCGACTCTTGGCCCGCCAGCACTGCGCCCATGACATCAGGAATCGCTGAGCGGCGGTAAGGCCGTCGATCACCGGGGGCTCTTGCCCGTTTAGGGAAAGCAGGTATGCCTTCCAGGCGATGCCAAGACCACCCAGGTCACCGATGTTCTCACCGATGGTGAGCTCGCCATTGACCTTGTGCTCGTCTCCGAGTTGAGCTGGAGATAACGCTGAATACTGATCAATCAGTGACTTGGTTAGCGCCTCAAAAGCCTCACGGTCTCCCGAGGTCCACCAGGAGACCAGCTTTCCATCCCCGTCATACTTCGAACCCTGGTCGTCAAAGCCATGACCGATCTCGTGGCCGATAACTGCCCCAATACCGCCAAAGTTGATTGCGTCATCCGCAAGCGGTGAGAAGAAAGGTGGCTGAAGGATGGCGGCCGGGAAGACAATCTCGTTGAGGCCTGGGTTGTAGTAGGCATTGACGGTCTGCGGTGTCATGTGCCATTCGTCTTTATCGATTGGCTGGCCAATCTTGTTGGCGTGGTAATCAAATTCCCAGCTGGATACGTTCTTGACATTGGAAATTAGATCTTCTCTGGAAATTGCAATGGAGGAGTAGTCCTTCCACTTATCCGGGTAACCAATTTTCGGAGTGAACTTTGAGAGCTTGATCAGCGCCTTTTCTTTGGTCTCCTGAGTCATCCAGGTCAGGGATCTAATGCTCTGCTCGTAGGCCTGAATCAGATAGTTCACCAGCTGGTCCATCTGAGTCTTGGAGGATTCCGGGAAGTGCTTTTCAACGTAAATTTGACCTATAGCTTCACCCAGACTTCCCTCCACGAGAGAGACTGCGCGCTTCCAGCGCGGGCGATTTACGGGCTGCCCGGTGAGCTTTGTGCCGTAGAAGGAAAAGCGCTCCTCAATGAATGCCTTTGATAGATATGGGGCGTAGGAGCGAACCAAGACCCAAGAGAGCCAGAGCTTCAAAGTCTCCAGGTGATCATCGGTTAGCAGCTCTGATATTCCCTCGAAGAAGCTCGGCATCATCACCACGTTTTCCTCCAGCAGGGAGGGGCTGAGCGCTGCACCCGCTAGGTACTGATCCCAGAGAATCTTGCTATTGAGACCCTTGAGTGAAGCCATGGTTTCAAGGTTGTAGGTTTTCTCCGCATCGCGGGATTCAACGCGGCTCCAGTGGTGCTTGGCAATCTTTCCCTCGAGTTCGAAGATTGCCTGCGCGGCATCGATGGCCTCGGTGGCTGACCAGCCGGCCAGCATGAGCATGCGCGAGATGTGGGGAACGTACTCGGTGCGAATTTCCTCGTACTTTGAATCGGTGTAGTAGTCCTTGTCTGGAAGTCCAATTCCACCCTGGTAGAGGTGAACCAGGTAACGCTCCGGGTTACCGGGATCGTTGTCAACGTATGAGCCCCAAAGCCCAGAAACACCGGTTCGCTCGAGAGCGCCGAGCATGAGGAAGAATTCACTCAGCTCTGAAATCTTGGCGATTTGATCCAGTGAATCCATAATCGGTTCTGCACCGAGCTCCTCGATTCGCGCCTCATCCAAGAAAGAGGAGTAGAGGTCTCCGATCTGCTTGCCCACAGCGGAGGTCGGGTTCTCCGCGGCTGCCTCGAGCACCTCACGAACCGCAGCTTCAGCGTCGTCGGCCAGCAGGTAAAAGCTTCCGAAGACGGCCTTGTCCTCGGGGATTTCCGTTGTGCTCAGCCAGTGACCGTTGACGTGCCTGAATAGGTCTTGCTTGGGAGAGATTTCGTTGGATAGTTCGGCTTTGTCCAGCCCGGGCTTCATTGACATGGCCCTAGTCTATGGAATCAACCCAGGGCTAAAATTGAGCTATGGCTCTGAACAAAATCATCCTCTACTACGGCTTTGCACCGGTCGCCGATCCCAAGGCGGTGATGCTCTGGCAGAAGACCCTTTGCGCCGCTCTAAATCTCAAGGGCCGAATCCTGATCTCGGAGCACGGAATCAACGGCACCCTGGGTGGCGACATGGAAGACCTCAAGAAGTACTGCCGAGCCACCAAGGACTACCCGGGTTTTGGAAAGATTGACTTTAAGTGGTCTGACGGCACCGGTAGCGACTTCCCCCGGCTGAGCGTCAAGGTTCGAAAAGAACTGGTTGCCTTCACAACCCCCAAGGAAATTCAGGTTGAAAAAGCCGGAATTGTGAACGGTGGAAAACACCTGAAGCCGGTTGAGGTAAACCGCCTGGTGGAGGAAAAGGGCGATGATGTCGTTTTCTTCGACGGCCGAAATGCCTTTGAGGCCAAGATCGGAAAAATCAAGAACGCAGTCGTCCCTAACGTTCAAACCACGCACGACTTTATTGCGGAGCTCGAGAGTGGAAAGTATGACCACCTCAAGGACAAGCCGATCGTCACCTACTGCACCGGTGGAATCCGCTGCGAAATTCTCTCGGCCGTGATGATCAACCGTGGCTTCAAAGAGGTCTACCAGATTGAGGGCGGCATCGTCCGATACGGCGAACGCTTCAGAGACAAAGGGCTCTGGGAGGGTTCACTCTACGTCTTTGATGGCCGGATGAACGTGAACTTCTCGGACGAGGCCAAAACCATTGGCGACTGTGAGAAGTGCGAGGCAAAAACCTCTAGCTTTAGAAATTGCTCAAATTTAGGCTGCCGTGATCTGATTCTGCTCTGCGACAGCTGCAACGAGAACCCAGAGAA
Proteins encoded in this window:
- a CDS encoding ABC transporter permease — protein: MSLTTSLELLLTTAFIALASAVLATAFGVVFGRWLRTLSSSIGRVVSAIALIPFLLPPLLIGMAFSQLDFLYSSFGILNILVAHTIMNFGFIGRVVASSTLQKEQIEEARISGANDFEIFARIELPQLRGPLSSAGLLVAIYSATSYGLILILGNGVRTLETEIARTTLVALDFQTATLLAVLQSFLTLALFLLARRFGPGVSLLGQLERQNLRVGLLSKILGYALLALVVITIGTVMARSFSGVGLIDNLENLFSTGYRSILNISPFEAGLNSIRNALITATLAVVIALFLASRKYRSGWVLIAVGISPVVIGLATLIISGYLPRELTASWLLLPLVQVLLSLPIAYQILRPAFEAIDTDVRFAAHLDGANQLTRLLRIEAPQVSRSIGLAAAFAALVSLGEFGTASFLAFGENETLPIVMFKLLSRPGEQNLGMAMTAAAIHILIAACITWISLRSGDMKSEPDRAER
- a CDS encoding DNA-methyltransferase, coding for MPTGSVQLIYIDPPFNTGRAQTRTNRKASPSNSGRLGFQGKRYEQVVQSVLSYDDEFADYWSFLEPRLEEAWRLLSETGTLYLHLDYRESHYAKVLLDALFGRDSFLNEIIWAYDYGARSKSRWPAKHDNILVYVKNPQSYYFDSKEVDREPYMAPGLVTKEKAELGKLPTDVWWHTIVSPTGKEKTGYPTQKPEGILRRIITASSKAGDLVLDFFAGSGTTAAVAGKLGRKFVTVDQNPESISTVTARLDQAQISYRLISG
- a CDS encoding GNAT family N-acetyltransferase, producing MDTKVLHDSSNHRYEIYLGEERVGLMDYSLRPGEIHLVHTEVNPEHQGKNLAAILLRESLNSIRSENLGKVVPVCSYTVKYMEKHPETQDLLLNPIEDAIAACRFPGSN
- a CDS encoding acyl-CoA thioesterase is translated as MKLWFRILYVMLTWRKRPKLRIDEVSKVTLRVWPSDLDLYNHMNNGVFLTLMDIGRFDQGLRTGFWQKWNKLGWYPIVVNSTISYRKSLEPWQKFDLETKVLGWDDIAYYIEQRFVRNGEIYARAIMRGRFLKRSWGILTPEQVMEGSGGWPGETPVVPEWVLRWAADVQLPKGKEPAPSNWD
- a CDS encoding M13 family metallopeptidase, yielding MSMKPGLDKAELSNEISPKQDLFRHVNGHWLSTTEIPEDKAVFGSFYLLADDAEAAVREVLEAAAENPTSAVGKQIGDLYSSFLDEARIEELGAEPIMDSLDQIAKISELSEFFLMLGALERTGVSGLWGSYVDNDPGNPERYLVHLYQGGIGLPDKDYYTDSKYEEIRTEYVPHISRMLMLAGWSATEAIDAAQAIFELEGKIAKHHWSRVESRDAEKTYNLETMASLKGLNSKILWDQYLAGAALSPSLLEENVVMMPSFFEGISELLTDDHLETLKLWLSWVLVRSYAPYLSKAFIEERFSFYGTKLTGQPVNRPRWKRAVSLVEGSLGEAIGQIYVEKHFPESSKTQMDQLVNYLIQAYEQSIRSLTWMTQETKEKALIKLSKFTPKIGYPDKWKDYSSIAISREDLISNVKNVSSWEFDYHANKIGQPIDKDEWHMTPQTVNAYYNPGLNEIVFPAAILQPPFFSPLADDAINFGGIGAVIGHEIGHGFDDQGSKYDGDGKLVSWWTSGDREAFEALTKSLIDQYSALSPAQLGDEHKVNGELTIGENIGDLGGLGIAWKAYLLSLNGQEPPVIDGLTAAQRFLMSWAQCWRAKSRDEIAIQRLATDPHSPPEFRCNQVVKNLDLFHETFGTSSQDEMWLEPNDRVVIW
- a CDS encoding rhodanese-related sulfurtransferase; this encodes MALNKIILYYGFAPVADPKAVMLWQKTLCAALNLKGRILISEHGINGTLGGDMEDLKKYCRATKDYPGFGKIDFKWSDGTGSDFPRLSVKVRKELVAFTTPKEIQVEKAGIVNGGKHLKPVEVNRLVEEKGDDVVFFDGRNAFEAKIGKIKNAVVPNVQTTHDFIAELESGKYDHLKDKPIVTYCTGGIRCEILSAVMINRGFKEVYQIEGGIVRYGERFRDKGLWEGSLYVFDGRMNVNFSDEAKTIGDCEKCEAKTSSFRNCSNLGCRDLILLCDSCNENPENLQCQPEHTRGKRLQEVG